A window of Cryptosporidium parvum Iowa II chromosome 1, whole genome shotgun sequence contains these coding sequences:
- a CDS encoding Sec14 domain containing protein, with amino-acid sequence MADQDSGEVLGPCLSKEEERISEIIDAFKDTSILEKSHSESESVSFTSALEESDMELVEELDPVSSRAFLDRKMNSLPQLQETVGNLEITKSTSMTNSGNAKPIQRNIGGVEIYSALNPFSTTLSCLLIEPSESDIIEDEIRYIYLNQILSENEQLYLAKLRKYAKNHGYKFPHSIWIQALRFLASSRFHVQTALEMMLSNHEFRIKELPISEKDVMNDLKVGAIYWHGKDIKCRPILIVKLAKLDTFVGEIERIQKLLCFCLEFFLKYLQVAGRVENWNVIIDLAGKGITDLPIQVLKSVLSLVNTRYRMRLYRMFIVNCPKFINVVSNALVAAIPGSSVRKIRFIDESYSDEITSLVPLEQLEESYGGKCPNLTENFYPFRFYPMNELDQKFPNIHAIIPPEYISGISIEIPPRFDLTKLPWLSQIPNANFTKKTAEQLSQILGTEIKPKITTEDITNP; translated from the coding sequence ATGGCAGACCAAGATTCTGGTGAAGTGTTAGGACCTTGTTTAAGCAAAGAGGAGGAGCGTATTTCTGAGATTATAGACGCCTTTAAGGATACCTCGATTTTAGAAAAGTCTCACTCAGAGTCAGAGAGTGTATCTTTTACATCTGCATTGGAGGAGTCTGATATGGAGCTTGTTGAGGAGCTTGATCCAGTTTCTTCTAGGGCATTTCTTGACAGAAAGATGAATAGTTTGCCTCAGCTTCAAGAAACTGTTGGGAATCTTGAAATAACAAAGAGCACTTCCATGACTAATTCTGGAAATGCTAAACCAATTCAGAGAAATATTGGAGGAGTAGAAATATATTCCGCTTTAAACCCATTTTCGACCACTTTAAGTTGCTTGTTAATTGAGCCATCAGAAAGTGATATAATAGAAGATGAAATaagatatatttatttaaaccAGATTCTTTCAGAAAACGAACAACTTTATCTAGCAAAGTTAAGAAAATATGCTAAGAACCACGGCTACAAGTTTCCTCACTCTATTTGGATTCAGGCATTGAGATTTTTGGCCTCTTCCCGTTTTCATGTCCAAACGGCTTTGGAGATGATGTTAAGTAACCATGAATTTAGAATCAAGGAGCTACCAATAAGTGAGAAAGATGTGATGAATGATCTTAAAGTTGGAGCTATTTATTGGCACGGTAAGGATATTAAGTGTAGGCCAATACTTATTGTGAAGCTTGCAAAGCTTGATACTTTTGTTGGTGAAATCGAACGAATCCAAAAGCTATTGTGTTTTTGTCTAGAATTCTTTCTTAAATACCTTCAGGTTGCAGGAAGAGTTGAAAACTGGAATGTAATCATTGACTTGGCTGGAAAAGGGATAACTGATCTCCCTATTCAAGTCCTAAAGTCTGTTCTTTCACTTGTTAATACACGTTATAGAATGAGACTTTATAGAATGTTCATTGTGAACTGTCCAAAGTTTATAAATGTTGTTAGTAACGCTCTTGTTGCTGCAATTCCAGGATCATCAGTTAGAAAGATTAGATTTATTGATGAATCCTATTCTGATGAAATTACTAGTTTGGTTCCTCTTGAACAACTTGAAGAGTCATATGGAGGCAAATGTCCTAACTTAACCGAAAACTTTTACCCCTTCAGATTTTACCCAATGAATGAGCTAGATCAGAAATTTCCTAATATCCACGCTATAATACCCCctgaatatatttctgGAATTTCCATTGAGATCCCACCTAGATTTGATCTCACAAAACTCCCATGGCTTAGCCAAATACCTAATGCTAACTTCACTAAGAAAACAGCAGAACAGCTTTCTCAGATCCTTGGTACCGAAATTAAACCTAAAATAACTACAGAAGATATTACTAATCCTTAA
- a CDS encoding domain KOG1676, K-homology type RNA binding proteins, with the protein MLNILKVGDNQTIAQIESADASFIVGTGGRTRRKLAAVSGTSITIIQDDSKTARVEINGDAACREKAYLYLKYLVQQKHGPVTIDVTPDSRDDLTIVNVPALCVGYITGKKGQGLRAIEEDSGTLMFFSRPEEECPTDSTPPSNGVPMNNGNSQSQYILAIFGVARNRRAAELRVMCYIEQKINGHFTKDLKAESHDHIEDLATDIVHIETEDLSYAVGKEGNTRRRLCASSGAIIEYVGNFAFIHGDLSERKRAKEYLAWLIAQRTSTVSVDTRAREDVTVVSIPQNVIGYVTGAKGSFLRRVEDETGTFIFIDENKGNVLERVLIFSRSAFGRQKARDFIERRMYEKLCGYADNKNYPQNGNGFNGRNMNGIRKTNGITLNNSHFDHPMKGNFAAIPNAFLSQPGISGLGAPNMGIGRRSRTRGGAPEHHISDKSSGKPAGLYGGNLVPFGLSGGALF; encoded by the coding sequence ATGTTGAATATTCTGAAAGTTGGAGATAACCAGACAATTGCGCAGATAGAATCTGCGGACGCGTCGTTCATTGTTGGAACAGGAGGAAGAACAAGAAGAAAACTCGCGGCCGTTTCTGGAACCTCCATTACAATTATTCAGGATGATAGCAAGACAGCCAGGGTTGAAATAAATGGAGATGCAGCATGTCGTGAAAAGGCTTACTTATATCTTAAATATTTAGTTCAGCAAAAGCATGGCCCAGTAACCATCGATGTTACCCCAGATTCAAGAGATGACCTTACAATAGTTAATGTTCCAGCTCTTTGTGTTGGATATATTACAGGAAAGAAAGGCCAAGGATTGAGAGCAATAGAAGAAGATTCTGGAACCTTAATGTTCTTTAGCAGACCAGAGGAAGAGTGTCCAACTGACAGTACCCCTCCAAGCAACGGTGTCCCTATGAACAATGGTAATTCCCAATCACAATACATCTTGGCTATATTTGGAGTTGCTAGAAATAGAAGAGCTGCTGAGTTGAGAGTAATGTGTTACATTGAACAAAAGATTAATGGGCACTTTACAAAAGATTTGAAAGCAGAATCGCATGACCACATTGAGGATCTAGCAACAGATATTGTTCATATTGAAACAGAGGACCTTAGTTATGCTGTAGGAAAAGAGGGAAATACAAGAAGGAGACTTTGTGCATCTAGTGGAGCGATTATTGAATACGTGGGAAATTTTGCATTTATTCATGGTGACTTGAGTGAGAGAAAGCGCGCCAAAGAATATTTGGCATGGCTAATTGCCCAAAGAACATCGACAGTCTCTGTTGACACCAGAGCTAGAGAAGATGTAACAGTTGTTTCAATTCCACAAAATGTGATAGGGTATGTAACTGGTGCAAAAGGAAGCTTTTTAAGACGTGTTGAAGATGAAACCGGTacctttatatttattgatgaaaataaaggaaACGTTCTTGAGAGAGTCCTAATATTCTCTAGATCAGCCTTTGGACGCCAAAAAGCTAGAGATTTTATTGAACGCAGAATGTATGAAAAATTGTGTGGCTATGCAGATAATAAGAACTATCCACAAAATGGAAATGGATTCAATGGTAGGAACATGAATGGCATCCGCAAAACCAATGGAATTACTTTGAATAATTCGCACTTTGATCACCCAATGAAGGGTAACTTTGCTGCAATCCCAAATGCATTCCTCTCACAACCTGGAATCAGTGGACTTGGAGCCCCTAATATGGGAATAGGAAGAAGATCAAGAACTAGAGGTGGAGCACCAGAACACCATATTTCTGATAAATCTAGCGGTAAGCCCGCTGGACTTTATGGCGGTAATTTGGTTCCTTTCGGTCTGAGTGGTGGCGCCTTGTTTTAA
- a CDS encoding apicomplexa specific secreted protein Pf (23508265), signal peptide codes for MGSSKIRTAAAVAGGVAVVGALLYYLFRSDSSENKDESNTLVEASATKDVPENTVKGSLDTFTKEDMLLLLDEILESQNSLKKIMRSLTNDFVADPPKSLQDCYNKVKDASPQDPLDKRKISLVDFDRLVERFYNDEGISSAIEKIMGIHGPSSITERAGSISSDQLVKVNEFMLKELREFVDQYIFIANKDQFDVKTLTIAAQVWVGSKVEKQFNLSSDDIETAMLLHSQTLRNDPDFGRISFQMQATMEQLLGSPAPTNLPFSI; via the coding sequence ATGGGTTCTTCCAAAATCAGGACGGCAGCAGCAGTAGCAGGAGGTGTGGCAGTGGTTGGTGCCCTTTTGTACTATTTATTCCGAAGTGACTCTTCAGAAAATAAGGACGAGTCCAATACTTTAGTTGAAGCCTCGGCAACCAAAGATGTACCGGAGAACACGGTAAAGGGGTCGCTGGATACTTTTACTAAAGAAGACATGTTATTATTGCTTGATGAGATCCTAGAGAGTCAAAACTCtctaaagaaaataatgcGCTCCCTAACTAATGACTTTGTTGCCGACCCCCCAAAGTCTCTCCAGGATTGCTATAATAAGGTTAAAGATGCGTCTCCCCAGGATCCATTAGATAAGAGGAAAATTTCTCTAGTTGACTTTGATCGCTTGGTAGAACGCTTTTATAATGACGAGGGTATAAGTAGCGCAATAGAAAAGATCATGGGAATCCATGGACCAAGTTCTATAACAGAGCGAGCGGGCAGTATTAGTAGTGATCAGCTTGTCAAGGTTAATGAGTTTATGTTGAAAGAACTGAGAGAGTTCGTGGACCAATACATTTTTATAGCTAATAAAGATCAATTTGATGTTAAGACACTAACTATTGCCGCACAGGTTTGGGTAGGCTCTAAAGTTGAGAAGCAGTTTAACTTGAGTTCTGATGATATTGAAACCGCAATGCTGCTTCATTCCCAGACTCTTCGTAATGATCCAGATTTTGGACGAATTAGTTTCCAGATGCAGGCTACTATGGAACAGTTGCTTGGTTCTCCTGCGCCAACCAATCTTCccttttcaatataa
- a CDS encoding spindly like TPR repeats, predicted plant origin: MLKDGGVTNKIPETCQEMTIFCFCNNSEFDGNINFKEWVVNGADEHLLNNDHISIVGTILIELLNNIESFQQICINLRSYSCNKCLSKLSDIQKFEESDMEDLAYFIGMIFSKILLQIFNIKLVNFDRVISLIIDLIQNCIRYKMTNIESINDNENSIKNTDRIHELIMQVLSFGIIQISLKNYDDACLALNYIANKYQDIDRLVNCLKETILILFKSNKLEFLENNSHQYFLSCFLFYPNIIHCMVRIILSLNGIELSQPPLANIRINDSKNLEVYSRCKNLLQECFESNKNCINCEIGYSLSRLCFEIDGNIDKSIGIMERLIKKNPFNDDFRSYFGKLLYNKAVEARKKNAGFSLVKSILKKVILYIPQSSEAYTDLGIIYYELGKEEKAIWCFKLSIHFNPMNVNAYDNFGIILRKLGFIDQAILCYERISRINQNCITTLNVIAALYGNIGKIDESYEYFKRCIEVNQGVPDVYNNLGVLYRDCGNFLMAKNCFLVALELDPNHTLAFQNLLYILNYFIPLDNPKLIGNIRNNSIESIINNLKDSEKSLCLDISSTPESYVCESQIWINNSDYYINYQDMYDLSLEWGDKFIEIHREIKNRLDDLIPIAEIPDIESTSDKQLINIGFVGAEYFHHAVAFFILAPIKFLIKNFSKNSTRDCNIEGNSQVKLNIFIYDNSPHHDYYSCFFKDLIPSENWRYIHGKDIEFSSKLIRSDNIHILFDLSGHTVNNCLALFALKNSPIQISWIGYPNTTGLKYIDYRITDKIVDPLHTKQKYSEKLLYLPNCFLCYTLPKIQHPPISEPPMKKNGFITFGSFNRVTKLHPLTIELWGEVLKSVPESHLLLKSKAFSSQSCCNFYLEIFKSKYNIQPHRISLIPLSNSYYSHLELYNDIDISLDTFPYAGTTTTFECIFMGVPLITLSIDQSENSQIDSSDIYTEISSFHSQNVGRSILTNLNLNELIASNKKEFIKAALSLANDTERLIYYRSNLRRILTESKLCDGEKFSRDFFELILHTIACHNKNLSACK, translated from the coding sequence ATGCTGAAAGATGGTGGAGTTACGAATAAAATCCCAGAAACTTGCCAAGAAATGACTATTTTTTGCTTTTGTAATAATTCCGAATTTGATGGTaacattaatttcaaagaatgGGTAGTGAATGGAGCTGATGAacatttattgaataatgaTCATATTAGTATTGTGGGCACAATTTTAATTgaacttttaaataatattgagtCATTTCAACAAATATGTATTAATTTAAGGAGTTACTCTTGCAATAAATGCTTAAGTAAACTTTCGGACATACAAAAGTTTGAAGAGTCTGATATGGAGGACTTGGCTTACTTTATAGGAATGATTTTCTCCAAGATTCTGcttcaaatttttaatattaaattggtaaattttgatagagttatttctttaataattgatcTGATCCAGAATTGTATTCGTTACAAAATGACAAATATCGAATCAATTAACGATAATGAAAACTCAATAAAGAATACTGATAGAATTCATGAACTAATTATGCAAGTTTTGtcatttggaattattcaaatttctcTTAAAAATTATGATGATGCTTGTCTTgcattaaattatattgcAAATAAGTATCAGGATATTGATAGACTAGTAAATTGTCTCAAGGAGACAATTTTAATACTattcaaatcaaataaaCTGGAATTTCTGGAAAATAATTCACATCAATATTTCTTGAGttgttttttattttatccaaatattattcattgTATGGTTAGGATAATATTATCTTTGAATGGAATAGAACTTAGTCAACCACCTTTAGCGAATATTAGAATAAATGATTCTAAAAATCTTGAAGTTTATTCTAGATGCAAGAATTTGCTACAGGAATGCTTTGAATCAAACAAAAACTGTATTAATTGTGAAATTGGGTATTCATTATCCAGACTTTGTTTCGAGATCGATGGCAATATTGATAAGAGCATTGGTATTATGGAGAGattaatcaagaaaaatCCATTTAATGATGATTTCAGATCTTATTTTGGTAAATTACTTTATAATAAAGCAGTTGAAgccagaaaaaaaaatgctGGATTTAGCCTAGTTAAGTccattttgaaaaaagtgATATTATATATTCCACAATCTTCAGAAGCATACACTGACTTGggaataatatattatgaATTAGGTAAGGAAGAAAAGGCCATTTGGTGCTTCAAACTTTCAATCCACTTTAATCCTATGAATGTTAATGCCTATGATAACTTTGGGATAATTCTTAGAAAGCTTGGATTTATTGATCAAGCAATTTTATGTTATGAAAGGATTTCCagaattaatcaaaattgTATTACTACATTGAATGTTATTGCAGCTTTATACGGTAATATTGGTAAGATTGACGAGTCATACGAGTATTTTAAAAGGTGTATCGAAGTTAATCAAGGCGTTCCCGATGTATATAATAATCTTGGAGTGCTTTATAGAGACTGTGGGAACTTTTTGATGGCAAAAAACTGTTTTCTAGTAGCTCTTGAGCTAGATCCTAACCATACTTTGGCGTTTCAGAACCTATTgtatattttgaattactttATTCCATTAGATAACCCAAAGTTAATTGGTAATATTAGAAACAATTCAATTGagtcaattattaataacttaAAGGATTCTGAAAAGAGTCTTTGCTTAGATATCAGCTCTACTCCAGAATCTTATGTATGCGAGTCTCAAATCTGGATAAATAACTCcgattattatataaattacCAAGATATGTATGACCTATCTTTGGAATGGGGGGATAAATTCATCGAGATTCATAGAGAAATCAAGAACCGTCTTGATGATTTAATTCCTATTGCTGAAATTCCAGATATTGAGTCAACTTCAGACAAAcaattgattaatatagGGTTTGTTGGTGCAGAATACTTCCATCATGCAGTTGCATTCTTCATTTTAGCTCCcataaaatttttaattaagaaTTTCTCAAAGAACTCAACTAGAGATTGTAATATAGAAGGCAATTCACAAGTCAAACTGAATATCTTCATATATGACAATTCCCCTCACCATGACTATTATTCATGTTTTTTCAAGGATCTTATTCCTAGTGAAAATTGGAGATATATACATGGGaaagatattgaattttcttcaaagCTTATCCGGAGTGATAATATCCATATTCTCTTTGACTTAAGTGGTCATACAGTCAATAATTGCTTGGCTTTATTTGCTTTAAAAAACTCTCCAATACAAATCTCTTGGATTGGGTATCCAAACACTACTGGATTAAAGTACATTGATTATCGTATTACTGATAAGATAGTTGATCCTCTTCAtacaaaacaaaaatactctgaaaaattactttatCTCCCAAATTGCTTTCTTTGTTATACTTTACCAAAAATTCAACATCCACCAATTTCCGAACCTCctatgaaaaaaaatggattTATAACTTTTGGATCTTTCAACAGAGTTACTAAATTACATCCCTTAACAATAGAACTTTGGGGTGAAGTCCTAAAAAGTGTTCCTGAAAGCCATTTGTTGCTTAAATCCAAAGCATTCAGCTCACAGTCTTGTTGCAATTTTTATCTtgaaattttcaaatcaaaataCAATATTCAACCACAtagaatttctttaatcCCCTTAAGCAACTCTTATTACTCTCATCTGGAGCTTTATAATGATATTGACATTTCTTTAGATACTTTCCCATATGCTGGAACAACCACGACATTTGAATGTATTTTTATGGGAGTTCCATTAATTACTTTAAGTATTGACCAATCAGAAAATTCCCAAATAGATTCTTCAGACATTTATACTGAAATTTCGTCATTTCATTCTCAAAATGTTGGAAGGTCCATTCTCACTAATTTAAACTTGAATGAACTCATTGCAAGTaataagaaagaatttattaaagccGCTTTAAGCCTTGCAAATGATACTGAAAGACTAATTTATTATCGCTCAAATCTTCGTAGAATACTCACTGAATCCAAACTTTGCGATGGAGAAAAATTCTCTCGCGATTTCTTTGAATTGATTTTGCATACAATTGCATGCCacaataaaaatttatctgcatgcaaataa
- a CDS encoding cleavage stimulation factor subunit 2 that has a CSF1 like RRM domain — NNLSLVGNVPFDATEDELREVMNSAGPVLSMRIVHDKDTGLSRGFSFCEYRDIETCIMAIKSLNGYELRGRSIRVDWASQDMRSRYNHLVVNNTSGTAPVTATTQGGIGMGQQGTEGLHHPISLTAPSHVQQIQEDGTSMPSIPNNNANFDNISSEIIQLVQGMTVSQLYYLIGHMQKLVVQNPETARSILLDNPQFCYALLHSQFILGMVNEPFVPLNQEQLNKANEIRTKVLTLRNENSNINIKNLGEDVSVLIEEIANNPNPALLQALASIQPNSVAQWTEEEKSKILAIQQALKNRGLIN, encoded by the coding sequence AATAACTTATCTTTAGTTGGAAATGTACCATTTGACGCTACAGAAGACGAACTAAGGGAGGTTATGAATTCAGCTGGTCCTGTTCTGTCAATGAGAATTGTGCATGATAAGGACACTGGATTGAGTCGTGGGTTCTCTTTTTGCGAATATCGTGATATAGAGACTTGTATTATGGCAATAAAGAGTTTAAATGGATACGAATTAAGAGGGAGATCTATTAGGGTTGACTGGGCAAGCCAGGATATGAGAAGTAGATATAATCATTTAGTTGTAAATAATACATCTGGTACAGCTCCTGTAACAGCAACAACTCAAGGTGGGATTGGAATGGGACAACAAGGAACTGAAGGCTTACATCATCCAATATCTTTAACAGCGCCATCTCACGTTCAACAAATTCAGGAGGATGGGACATCTATGCCTTCAATCCCAAATAACAATgcaaattttgataatatttcgTCAGAAATTATCCAACTTGTACAAGGAATGACAGTTTCTCagttatattatttgatagGCCATATGCAAAAACTTGTTGTCCAGAATCCTGAAACTGCAAGAAGCATTTTACTTGATAATCCTCAATTTTGTTATGCTCTTCTTCACTCTCAATTCATTTTAGGTATGGTTAATGAACCATTTGTTCCACTTAATCAAGAGCAACTTAACAAAGCGAATGAAATCAGAACTAAAGTATTGACTTTAAGAAACGaaaattctaatattaatattaaaaatttgggAGAAGATGTTTCTGTTCTTATTGAGGAAATTGCAAACAACCCAAACCCTGCATTACTTCAAGCATTGGCTTCAATCCAGCCAAATTCCGTTGCCCAGTGGactgaagaagaaaaatctAAGATCCTTGCAATCCAACAAGCACTAAAAAATAGGGGGCTAATTAACTAA
- a CDS encoding developmental protein: MGNRISIDDSIFELKLQKKELERQYNKRDRDSKSERKKAKDAIISGKADLSKIYAENSLRMQEECKELLIMISKLDRLCARLEKASSKEKISTQLLDIMPKLKKQLSEEGVMGYSNMGKIKEIGQLLNTIEDSQPETVGENVGKEKCMHAEDSVERLLDELLNEHAMEIDLAISSKTEINELLEEKLE, translated from the exons ATGGGAAATAGGATTTCTATTGatgattcaatatttgaacTCAAGCTACAGAAAAAGGAGCTAGAGAGACAATACAATAAGAGAGATAGAGATTCAAAGAGCGAAAGGAAGAAAGCTAAGGATGCTATAATTTCCGGCAAGGCAGACCTCTCTAA GATTTATGCAGAGAACTCACTAAGAATGCAGGAAGAATGTAAAGAACTTCTTATCATGATCTCCAAACTAGATCGACTCTGCGCCAGACTAGAAAAAGCATCATCAAAGGAAAAAATTTCAACACAGCTTTTAGATATTATGccaaaattgaaaaagcAACTTTCCGAAGAAGGAGTTATGGGATACTCAAATATGGGCAAGATCAAAGAAATCGGCCAGCTACTTAATACTATTGAAGATTCCCAGCCCGAAACAGTTGGGGAGAATGTGGGTAAAGaaaaatgcatgcatgcagaAGACTCTGTTGAAAGACTGCTAGATGAGCTTTTAAATGAACATGCTATGGAAATTGATCTGGCAATATCCTCAAAAACTGAAATTAATGAGTTACTGGAAGAAAAGTTAGAGTAA
- a CDS encoding SWI/SNF-related, matrix associated, actin-dependent regulator of chromatin subfamily A containing DEAD/H box 1, giving the protein MKQDLTVVKRIKIEEKCKKVGNLDIKYEPETDIENKAGYMNSEKYTSLFDGSDRDDEDLNRGFKRLVRRKRSARNLSDSSSVSSSSIESIGKSDFTDLENSSQDDQTFEEKEAKRLRELMQREEDALSFCLDISSKMKEGIVDFFVGNNADNETKKQITDNIKNGHCNISKLTEELKKSEIFEYINSFGDTRLKEYQIVGVSWLLALHQNSYNGILADEMGLGKTAQTCVWLQYLFDSGKLVKPVIISCPASLLDNWTKEVSIWAPRIRAVKYHGSQKERRQIADQLFEEYEESRVDVIITTFQMLSNKMDINMAFKHFEFSYMIVDEAHNIKNSASQRYKSMSRKIQSERKLLLTGTPISNSISELSNMLIFLMPEVFNSDLLEDAYNSYKRKISNREKLDEANSEVLFLQQIIAPFVLRRSKQDVLSCLPKKHTFIEFCELTKIQKKQYDNEIGRIYMEKDSVNDSKDSNMLDKDSNQESSDEKKLINLIERKIQDKVNSHFGDSASAENEKESEDDNLNSNDLKTGLQDYDQDQEQAEQVKSREGGKHHYDPKYVNSIIFRMRRICNHTLLHQGHYTSKQIEELVDYLSDNVDEFKGYSRIKVEQYITQLCDYEIHQLVSRLLIVKNSPLLERFRIDDELIINGSCKLKKMNEIIQSTVIENKEKCLIFCHHTMLLDIIEEYIKIKYNIPDFYLRLDGTTPILERQNMIEKFQTTQVPLFLLSTKAAGQGLNLTVASSVIMMDLDYNPQIEKQAEDRVHRIGQSKQVKIFKLVCKDTIEENIFNCCQSKLTLDNAFGGRNQRQF; this is encoded by the coding sequence ATGAAACAAGATTTAACAGTTGTTAAAAGGATAAAGATTGAAGAGAAATGTAAAAAAGTGGGTAATCTAGATATTAAATACGAACCAGAGACGGATATCGAAAACAAAGCCGGTTATATGAACTCAGAAAAATATACATCATTGTTCGATGGCTCTGATAGAGATGATGAGGATCTTAATAGAGGATTTAAGCGCTTGGTTCGAAGAAAGAGAAGTGCTAGAAATCTCTCTGATTCATCCAGTGTATCCTCTTCATCTATTGAATCTATTGGAAAAAGCGATTTTACAGATTTAGAAAACAGCTCTCAAGATGATCAAacttttgaagaaaaagaagcaAAGAGGTTAAGGGAATTAATGCAGAGAGAAGAAGATGCTCTATCTTTCTGCTTGGATATTTCTTCGAAGATGAAAGAGGGGATTGTCGACTTTTTTGTAGGAAATAATGCAGACAATGAAACTAAAAAGCAGATTACCGACAATATTAAGAATGGGCATTGTAATATTAGTAAACTTACAGAggaattgaaaaaaagtgAAATATTTGAGTATATCAACTCTTTTGGTGATACTAGATTGAAGGAATACCAAATAGTTGGAGTCTCATGGCTTTTGGCTTTGCATCAGAATTCATATAATGGCATTCTTGCCGATGAAATGGGGTTAGGTAAGACTGCTCAAACTTGTGTTTGGTTGCAATATCTATTTGATTCTGGAAAGTTGGTAAAACCCGTAATAATTAGTTGTCCTGCTTCCTTATTAGATAATTGGACAAAGGAAGTATCTATTTGGGCCCCAAGAATTAGAGCTGTAAAGTACCATGGATCTCAAAAGGAAAGACGCCAAATCGCCGACCAACTTTTTGAGGAATATGAGGAATCTAGAGTGGATGTAATTATCACCACTTTCCAAATGCTCAGCAATAAGATGGACATTAATATGGCTTTCAAACACTTTGAATTTTCATATATGATAGTAGATGAGGCTCATAACATCAAAAATTCGGCTTCTCAAAGGTATAAATCCATGAGTAGGAAGATCCAATCTGAGAGAAAGCTGTTATTGACTGGAACTCCAATATCCAACTCTATTTCAGAGCTTAGTAATATGCTTATCTTCTTGATGCCAGAGGTATTCAATTCTGATCTGCTAGAGGATGCGTATAATAGTTATAAGCGCAAGATTTCAAATAGAGAAAAGCTTGATGAAGCTAACTCTGAGGTATTGTTCCTCCAACAGATTATTGCTCCCTTTGTACTCAGGAGGTCTAAGCAGGACGTACTATCCTGCTTGCCTAAGAAGCACACCTTTATCGAATTCTGTGAGCTAACTAAAATACAAAAGAAACAGtatgataatgaaattggACGTATATATATGGAAAAAGACTCAGTAAATGATTcaaaagattcaaatatgCTTGATAAGGACTCCAACCAAGAATCTTCAGATGAGAAGAAGCTAATTAACTTAATTGAAAGAAAGATCCAAGATAAGGTAAACAGCCACTTTGGAGATTCAGCTTCTGCTGAGAATGAAAAGGAATCTGAAGACGATAATCTTAACTCAAATGATCTAAAAACAGGTTTACAAGACTACGATCAAGATCAGGAACAAGCTGAACAAGTAAAATCTCGTGAAGGAGGAAAACATCACTACGACCCAAAATACGTAAATTCGATTATATTCAGGATGAGAAGGATTTGTAACCATACCCTTTTACACCAGGGCCACTATACTAGCAAGCAAATAGAAGAGCTTGTGGACTACTTGTCAGATAATGTGGATGAATTCAAAGGGTACTCTAGGATTAAAGTAGAACAATATATTACTCAGCTCTGTGACTATGAGATTCATCAGCTTGTTTCTAGACTTTTAATAGTGAAGAACTCCCCATTACTTGAGAGATTTAGGATTGATGATGAACTAATTATTAATGGGAGCTGTAAgctaaagaaaatgaacGAAATTATCCAAAGCACAGTAATCGAGAACAAGGAAAAGTGCCTTATTTTTTGCCATCACACAATGCTACTCGATATTATCGAAGAGTATATAAAGATTAAGTATAACATTCCTGACTTCTACTTGAGATTGGACGGGACAACTCCCATACTTGAAAGACAAAATATGATAGAGAAATTTCAGACTACTCAGGTTCCGTTGTTTCTTTTGTCAACAAAGGCAGCCGGGCAAGGCCTGAATCTTACAGTTGCATCATCTGTTATTATGATGGACCTTGACTACAACCCCCAAATAGAAAAACAAGCAGAGGATAGAGTTCACAGAATAGGCCAAAGCAAACAAGTGAAAATCTTTAAGTTGGTTTGCAAGGATACtatagaagaaaatatctttaattgcTGCCAATCCAAGCTAACTTTAGACAACGCCTTTGGGGGGAGGAATCAAAGACAGTTCTAA